One genomic segment of Labeo rohita strain BAU-BD-2019 chromosome 14, IGBB_LRoh.1.0, whole genome shotgun sequence includes these proteins:
- the trmt112 gene encoding multifunctional methyltransferase subunit TRM112-like protein yields the protein MKLLTHNMLTSHVKGVTKGYPLIIKATEVKVSELEFNAQFVSRMIPKLEWSALIQAAEWLGQSQDLPSALIPNYESDEEFLRKVHRILLEVEVIEGCLQCPESGREFPISKGVPNMLLNDGE from the exons ATGAAGCTTTTAACTCATAACATGTTAACATCCCACGTGAAAGGTGTGACAAAAGGATACCCACTAATTATCAAG GCAACAGAAGTGAAAGTGAGTGAGTTGGAGTTTAATGCTCAGTTTGTGAGCCGAATGATTCCTAAGCTGGAGTGGAGCGCATTGATCCAGGCAGCAGAATGG CTTGGACAATCTCAAGACCTGCCCAGCGCACTCATACCAAACTATGAAAGCGATGAGGAGTTCCTGCGTAAAGTTCACAGAATTCTTCTCGAG GTCGAGGTTATAGAGGGATGTTTACAGTGTCCTGAATCTGGCAGAGAGTTCCCCATCTCCAAAGGTGTTCCCAACATGTTACTCAATGACGGCGAGTAG